The following proteins are co-located in the Myroides profundi genome:
- a CDS encoding TonB-dependent receptor, translated as MKNVQTYLYYIFLFIYGYSYSQTISSKIVDENNSPISNVTALITNQENKNIAFAITDNQGLFLISLKEKCTNCKLTLRSFGLEKKSFKLLDSQENMGIQKLLQLKYEAEELQELSITIKQPITIKKDTIVYNIKDFTKGNERVLEDLLKNLPGIDVAKDGTVKVSGQEVEKIMVDGTDFFEKGYKVLTKNIPIKPLSEVEILKNHSNNKHLKGIEDSNKIALNITLQEEFKNIWFGNTEAGSGYDDKVKHLSRTNILNFNKKIKTYYLLSSNNMNYNISGDLNAIVSSNLTNLFESPYSPSLLSFSHTSLSIDNKRYQSSNNNLLSINNIYTPNENWNIKLAGILSTNSFKTQRESVQHLFDSSDVYTFNDKSRSKNKQDLNFLRLDINHDFNINNSILYTVKGSNTNLTSKGFYQYNDKNSSSEVRGKTPRIEQDVEYTNKLSKNKVLIINGKNIYDETTQSSLLTPNLYLNTPSSLFNQNVFTKVNFTALKINYMNKFENGDLVEFSIGNTYTSTALRTYVEGYSPIQSTQKDNNNLSLKTNKLYLNSKYSKEFGNLKIIPFIDFIILNNKLKNTTTTLDNKEAIIAPKIELQWIPNDQHRINVNYRQNYTNVKMDQLLENYVQSSFRNFVKGTSNLEPLTNSALGIYYTLGNYSDRVFANVFFNYTHYNDFYSKDISLYENYTLSKSMIIQNSDSYQLNTNLNYYLKKLKNNIKITLGISQSEFYNSINSTALRKVQGISINYGIEVSSIFDNFFNYKLSTLWYNSTVKTDRKDNFIDNETSLNLHFTLNESLVLDINADSYSFGDLVNNRKLNVFFDSKLNYRPIGSNWNFSYELNNIFNQKYYTATSITDFNHTVTKTNLVPRQFLFSVNYSF; from the coding sequence ATGAAAAATGTACAAACCTATTTATATTATATATTTCTATTTATCTATGGGTATTCATATAGTCAAACTATTTCTTCTAAAATAGTAGACGAAAACAACTCTCCTATAAGTAATGTCACAGCACTAATTACTAATCAAGAAAACAAAAATATTGCTTTTGCAATTACAGATAACCAAGGACTATTTTTAATCTCCCTTAAAGAAAAATGTACAAATTGTAAACTTACATTACGTTCTTTTGGACTCGAGAAAAAGTCATTTAAACTTCTTGATTCCCAAGAAAACATGGGAATACAAAAACTCCTTCAGCTTAAATATGAAGCAGAAGAACTTCAAGAACTATCTATAACAATAAAACAACCAATAACAATTAAAAAAGATACTATAGTCTATAATATAAAGGACTTTACTAAAGGTAACGAACGTGTACTAGAAGACTTATTAAAAAACTTACCTGGAATAGATGTAGCAAAAGATGGAACTGTAAAAGTAAGTGGTCAAGAAGTTGAAAAGATTATGGTAGATGGAACAGACTTCTTTGAAAAAGGATACAAAGTACTCACTAAAAACATTCCTATCAAACCACTATCTGAAGTAGAAATACTAAAAAATCATTCTAATAATAAACATCTTAAAGGTATTGAAGACAGTAATAAAATTGCTTTAAACATAACTTTGCAAGAAGAGTTTAAAAATATTTGGTTTGGAAATACAGAAGCCGGTTCAGGGTATGATGACAAAGTAAAACATCTCAGTAGAACTAACATTTTAAACTTTAACAAAAAAATAAAAACATATTACTTACTTTCTAGCAACAATATGAACTATAATATTTCTGGTGATTTAAATGCTATTGTATCTAGTAATCTTACCAATTTATTTGAATCGCCATATAGCCCTTCTTTACTAAGCTTCTCACATACCTCCCTTAGCATTGATAATAAACGATATCAATCAAGTAATAACAATCTCCTTAGTATTAATAACATATATACTCCTAATGAGAATTGGAATATTAAGTTAGCTGGTATACTCAGTACTAACTCATTTAAAACCCAAAGAGAATCAGTACAACACCTTTTTGATAGTTCTGATGTATATACTTTTAATGATAAATCAAGATCTAAGAACAAACAAGATCTAAACTTTTTGAGATTAGATATCAATCATGATTTTAATATTAATAATTCTATTCTTTATACCGTTAAAGGAAGTAATACCAATTTAACATCAAAAGGTTTTTACCAATATAATGATAAAAACAGTTCTTCTGAAGTAAGGGGAAAAACACCTAGAATAGAGCAAGATGTAGAGTACACTAATAAATTATCTAAAAACAAAGTACTAATCATAAATGGTAAAAATATTTATGACGAAACAACTCAATCTAGTTTATTAACTCCAAATTTATACTTAAATACTCCTAGTTCTCTGTTTAATCAAAATGTGTTTACTAAAGTTAATTTTACAGCACTAAAGATCAATTATATGAATAAATTTGAGAATGGCGATTTAGTAGAATTTTCTATTGGTAACACATATACTAGTACAGCTCTAAGAACTTACGTTGAAGGATATAGCCCTATTCAAAGTACACAAAAAGACAATAACAATCTTTCATTAAAAACTAATAAACTATACTTAAACAGTAAATATTCTAAAGAATTCGGAAACCTAAAAATAATTCCATTTATTGATTTTATCATTTTAAACAATAAACTAAAAAACACGACCACTACTTTAGATAATAAAGAAGCAATAATTGCTCCTAAAATTGAATTACAATGGATCCCAAATGATCAACATCGAATTAATGTTAACTATAGACAAAATTACACTAATGTCAAAATGGATCAATTATTAGAGAACTATGTTCAGTCTTCATTCAGAAATTTTGTAAAAGGAACAAGTAATTTAGAACCACTCACTAATAGTGCTTTAGGTATATATTATACACTTGGTAATTACTCGGATCGTGTATTTGCTAATGTTTTTTTTAATTATACACATTATAATGACTTTTACTCTAAGGACATTTCTTTATATGAAAACTATACCCTATCCAAAAGTATGATTATACAAAACAGTGATTCTTATCAACTAAACACAAACCTAAACTACTATCTAAAAAAACTAAAGAATAACATTAAAATTACTTTAGGAATTAGTCAATCAGAATTTTACAATTCTATCAATAGTACAGCATTGAGAAAAGTACAAGGTATCTCTATTAATTATGGAATAGAAGTAAGCTCTATATTTGATAACTTCTTTAATTATAAATTATCTACACTTTGGTATAACTCTACAGTTAAAACAGATAGAAAAGATAATTTTATAGATAATGAAACTAGTCTAAACCTTCATTTCACACTAAATGAAAGTTTAGTATTAGATATTAATGCTGATTCTTATTCTTTTGGTGATCTTGTCAACAATAGAAAGTTAAATGTTTTTTTTGACTCTAAATTAAATTACAGACCAATAGGTTCTAATTGGAACTTCTCTTATGAACTTAATAATATATTCAATCAAAAATATTATACAGCAACATCTATTACTGACTTTAATCACACTGTTACAAAAACAAATTTAGTTCCTAGACAATTCTTATTCTCAGTCAATTATTCCTTTTAG
- a CDS encoding prephenate dehydratase, whose protein sequence is MKSVVIQGIKGSFHHEAVEKFFGSEEVEIVDSPTFNSLVKQLVNKEVDYGMMAIENSIAGSILPNYSLLTKNDLYIWGEIALPIRHNLLALKGQTLADITEVRTHPMALLQCENFLDQYTDWKRLAMDDTATCARNIQEKQYKGVASIGSTLAAEMYNLEILAENIHDVYDNYTRFFLLSREPKKVEGFNKASLYFYTDHQKGSLNRVLEILASHDLNLSKIQSVPLSGSVFQYSFHAGVVLVNEDYDKYYKAMEEVTKATRYLKVLGEYKQDKLVIPDHQ, encoded by the coding sequence ATGAAATCAGTAGTCATTCAAGGAATCAAAGGATCTTTCCACCATGAAGCGGTAGAGAAGTTCTTTGGTTCAGAAGAAGTAGAGATAGTGGATAGTCCTACTTTTAATTCGTTAGTAAAACAGTTAGTCAATAAAGAAGTAGATTATGGCATGATGGCGATAGAGAACTCTATTGCAGGATCTATATTACCTAATTACTCGTTGTTAACTAAGAATGACTTGTATATTTGGGGAGAGATTGCTCTTCCTATTAGACATAATTTACTAGCCTTAAAAGGACAGACATTAGCGGATATCACAGAGGTGCGTACACACCCTATGGCCTTATTACAATGCGAGAACTTCTTAGATCAATATACAGATTGGAAGCGTCTAGCGATGGATGATACGGCTACATGCGCTAGAAATATTCAAGAGAAACAGTATAAAGGCGTTGCGTCTATCGGGTCTACATTAGCCGCAGAGATGTATAATCTAGAGATCTTAGCAGAGAATATCCATGACGTGTATGATAATTATACACGATTTTTCTTGTTAAGTAGAGAGCCTAAGAAAGTAGAAGGGTTTAATAAAGCTTCGTTATATTTTTATACAGATCACCAAAAAGGAAGTCTAAATAGAGTATTAGAGATATTAGCTTCTCACGATTTAAACTTGAGTAAGATACAGTCTGTGCCTTTGTCAGGAAGTGTGTTTCAATACTCATTCCACGCAGGTGTTGTCTTAGTCAATGAAGATTATGACAAGTATTATAAGGCAATGGAAGAAGTAACTAAGGCTACTCGATACTTAAAGGTATTAGGAGAGTATAAACAAGATAAATTAGTCATACCAGACCACCAATAG
- a CDS encoding GNAT family N-acetyltransferase, which yields MSITIRPYQKEDKQILLDILQLNVPTYFAQEEVDDLALYLDQYLDLYYVALDNDKIIGAAGINRNFEKELASLSWGFLHPDYHRKGTGSLLLKHRLDILKPDHRIKTIQVRTSQVVYRFFEKHNFEVIETQEDYWAKGLDLYVMRLKY from the coding sequence ATGAGTATAACAATCAGACCTTATCAGAAAGAAGACAAGCAAATCTTACTCGATATCCTTCAGCTCAATGTCCCTACTTATTTTGCGCAAGAAGAAGTAGATGACCTAGCGTTATACCTAGATCAGTATCTAGACCTCTATTATGTAGCCTTAGACAATGACAAGATTATAGGCGCTGCAGGTATTAATAGAAACTTCGAAAAAGAGCTTGCTTCATTAAGTTGGGGCTTTTTACATCCTGATTATCATCGAAAAGGTACAGGTTCTCTACTCTTAAAACACAGATTAGACATCCTAAAGCCTGATCATAGAATCAAAACAATACAAGTGCGTACCTCTCAGGTGGTATACCGTTTTTTTGAAAAACACAATTTTGAAGTGATAGAAACACAAGAAGATTATTGGGCAAAAGGTTTAGACCTTTATGTGATGCGTTTAAAATACTAA
- a CDS encoding glutathione peroxidase encodes MKKLFVMAAILAITPIFANTHHTNINTNKSIMTQTPKDKKTIYQFKVTDLYGEEFDFASLKGKKIMIVNTASECGLTPQYKQLQSMYNEFGGDNFVIVGFPANNFGSQEPGSNEEIATFCEQNYGVSFPMMNKISVKGDDIAPIYEFLTKKSKNGLEDSEVQWNFQKYLIDETGHLVKVINPRTLPDDPEIKAWVKAK; translated from the coding sequence ATGAAAAAGTTATTCGTTATGGCGGCTATCTTAGCCATTACACCCATTTTTGCAAACACACACCATACTAATATTAATACCAATAAAAGCATTATGACACAAACCCCAAAAGACAAAAAAACAATTTACCAATTTAAGGTTACTGACCTTTATGGAGAAGAGTTTGACTTTGCTTCCTTAAAAGGAAAGAAAATCATGATTGTAAATACTGCTTCTGAATGCGGTCTTACCCCTCAGTATAAACAACTTCAGAGTATGTATAACGAATTCGGAGGAGACAACTTCGTCATCGTTGGTTTCCCAGCGAATAACTTTGGATCTCAAGAACCAGGTAGCAATGAAGAAATCGCTACTTTCTGTGAGCAGAATTATGGTGTATCATTCCCAATGATGAATAAGATATCTGTAAAAGGAGATGATATTGCACCGATATATGAGTTCTTAACTAAAAAGTCTAAGAATGGATTAGAAGACAGTGAAGTACAGTGGAATTTCCAAAAGTACTTAATAGATGAAACAGGTCATTTAGTAAAAGTAATCAACCCTAGAACACTACCAGATGACCCAGAAATCAAAGCTTGGGTTAAGGCAAAATAA
- the menD gene encoding 2-succinyl-5-enolpyruvyl-6-hydroxy-3-cyclohexene-1-carboxylic-acid synthase — protein MNYPQIELAQSIIEICKAKNIQHIIISPGSRNAPLTIGFASDPFFTCYSLADERCAAFFGMGIAQQTAFPIALVCTSGSALLNYYPAVAEAFYSQIPMVIISADRPTSKIDIGDGQTIRQRNVYENHIVYNANLTEEANKENDILINNAINTAIAQKGPVHINAPFEEPLYNTVEELTVAPTIINLETLPLQFKEFDQYIDSYREATKKLILVGVNTPDALSQEIIDWLANDPSVIIMTETTSNLHHPHCVEHIDRIITTFSEEDFLAFQPDLLITFGGMVISKRIKAFLRKYKPTQHWHIDTLRHYDTYNALNKAILDTPENFFQTIKENVEHYTTSNYYTWMQSIVIARLAKHEAYLKTIPFSDLSVFETLFAQLPKGTQLQISNSSAIRYAQLIKIDASNPVFCNRGTSGIDGSTSTAIGAAVATQKPTLLITGDIGFLYDSNGLWNNYIPKDFKILLLNNGGGGIFRILPGHKETPVFNTYFETSHHHTAEHLAKMYNFKYRTATNKEELEQQCQLFFEDNNGPAILEVFTPTEVNNTVLSNYFRNM, from the coding sequence ATGAACTATCCACAAATAGAACTAGCGCAAAGTATTATTGAAATTTGTAAAGCAAAGAATATTCAACATATAATCATATCACCAGGATCACGCAATGCCCCATTAACAATAGGCTTTGCTAGTGATCCTTTTTTTACGTGTTACAGTCTCGCAGATGAGCGCTGTGCAGCCTTCTTCGGTATGGGAATTGCTCAACAGACAGCGTTTCCTATTGCCTTAGTCTGTACTTCAGGATCAGCTCTTCTTAACTATTATCCAGCTGTAGCCGAAGCCTTCTATAGTCAGATACCGATGGTTATTATCTCTGCAGATAGACCTACTTCTAAGATTGATATAGGAGATGGTCAGACCATCAGACAGCGCAATGTATATGAGAACCATATCGTGTACAATGCTAATCTAACAGAAGAAGCAAACAAAGAAAATGACATTCTAATCAACAATGCCATTAATACAGCGATAGCCCAAAAAGGCCCTGTACACATCAATGCTCCTTTTGAAGAGCCTTTATATAATACTGTAGAGGAACTTACAGTTGCCCCTACTATCATTAACCTAGAGACGCTACCTCTTCAATTCAAAGAGTTTGATCAATATATAGATAGTTATAGAGAAGCAACTAAGAAGTTGATTCTAGTAGGTGTCAATACTCCTGATGCACTAAGTCAAGAGATAATAGACTGGCTAGCGAATGACCCTTCTGTTATTATCATGACAGAGACTACCTCTAACTTGCACCACCCTCACTGCGTAGAACATATAGATCGCATCATTACGACATTCTCTGAAGAAGATTTCTTAGCTTTTCAGCCTGATCTTTTAATTACTTTTGGAGGAATGGTGATCAGTAAGAGAATCAAAGCATTCTTGCGTAAGTATAAACCTACTCAGCATTGGCATATTGATACCCTAAGACATTACGATACTTATAATGCACTTAACAAAGCAATATTAGATACACCTGAGAATTTCTTCCAAACCATTAAAGAAAACGTAGAACACTATACTACATCTAACTATTACACTTGGATGCAGAGCATTGTCATAGCTAGATTAGCTAAGCATGAGGCATATTTAAAGACGATCCCGTTTAGTGATCTAAGTGTGTTCGAAACCTTATTTGCTCAATTGCCAAAAGGAACCCAATTACAAATCAGCAATAGTTCTGCAATACGCTATGCTCAATTAATCAAAATAGACGCTTCTAATCCCGTTTTCTGCAACAGAGGTACCAGCGGAATAGATGGAAGTACTTCTACAGCTATTGGAGCTGCTGTAGCCACTCAGAAGCCTACCTTATTAATCACAGGAGATATCGGTTTTCTTTATGATAGTAATGGACTTTGGAATAACTATATTCCTAAAGACTTTAAAATACTATTGTTAAACAATGGAGGTGGAGGTATCTTCAGAATCTTACCAGGACATAAAGAAACACCTGTATTTAATACTTACTTTGAGACAAGTCATCATCACACAGCTGAGCACTTGGCGAAGATGTATAATTTTAAATATCGAACAGCGACTAATAAAGAGGAATTAGAGCAGCAATGTCAATTGTTTTTTGAAGATAATAACGGTCCTGCTATTCTAGAAGTATTCACTCCTACTGAGGTTAACAACACTGTATTGAGCAACTATTTTCGCAATATGTAA
- a CDS encoding DUF2853 family protein, translated as MSKRDELIQKYAADLKDKCGVTANMDLLTAVTIGCGPSIYNQDSSTVAGSSESELATVKNNFLIKKLGLKDGPELDKGIQAVMDKYGQSNRNKYRAVVYYLLTVHFKKESVYKK; from the coding sequence ATGAGTAAAAGAGATGAATTAATTCAAAAGTACGCTGCTGATTTAAAAGATAAGTGTGGTGTAACAGCTAATATGGATTTATTAACTGCTGTAACTATCGGATGTGGACCATCTATTTATAACCAAGATTCTTCTACCGTTGCTGGTTCTTCAGAATCTGAGTTAGCTACAGTTAAAAACAACTTTTTAATTAAAAAGTTAGGTCTTAAAGATGGACCAGAGTTAGATAAAGGTATCCAAGCTGTTATGGACAAATACGGTCAATCAAATAGAAATAAATACAGAGCTGTAGTTTATTACTTATTGACTGTTCACTTCAAAAAAGAAAGTGTTTACAAGAAATAA
- a CDS encoding amidohydrolase: protein MINRKQFLGLTAAAAGGLFIPSVGSSAKASTERSSVKANVFILRNVLLETGFEYNDRGEVWRTKTALFDIRIANGVIVSIDKVGMSDTSGIISVDMDGLLMLPGFRDMHIHIDKTFYGERWYGDPKPGRSVKDMIDLERRILPNLLVKSVEKAEMAIDLMNSQGTYFARCQTNIDPTSGLKSLENLKIALENKKEVMGSEIVAFPQHGILYSDSEALLRESAQIGVDYIGGLDPTTVDGNMEKSLNIMIQIALDYDKGIDIHLHEGAKTGIPAIRYILKQVEANKALQGRTYISHGFALGQSDTKELEELCTQMSTNGVGVISTVPLGRSMMPIPTFYKHKVSVMTGTDSIIDHWQPFGNCDMLEKAKHCAELYGWTDELRLSRALQIATKDQVLPLNEAGDRQWPKVGDSADLVFVKASCSAEAVARTPEREATFYKGKKVYSKKTV from the coding sequence ATGATAAATAGAAAGCAATTTCTAGGATTAACAGCGGCGGCGGCTGGTGGATTATTTATTCCATCAGTAGGCTCGTCAGCGAAAGCAAGTACTGAAAGAAGTTCTGTTAAGGCAAATGTGTTCATTCTGCGCAATGTATTATTAGAAACTGGCTTTGAGTATAATGATCGAGGAGAGGTATGGCGTACTAAGACAGCATTATTCGATATACGCATTGCCAATGGAGTTATTGTTTCTATTGATAAAGTAGGAATGTCTGATACATCAGGTATTATCAGTGTTGATATGGATGGATTATTGATGTTACCTGGATTTAGAGATATGCATATTCATATTGATAAAACGTTCTATGGAGAACGTTGGTATGGTGATCCTAAACCTGGTCGATCTGTTAAAGATATGATCGATCTGGAAAGAAGAATATTACCTAATCTATTAGTTAAGTCAGTAGAAAAAGCGGAGATGGCGATAGACTTAATGAATAGTCAAGGAACTTATTTTGCAAGGTGTCAGACTAATATAGACCCGACTAGCGGACTGAAGAGCTTAGAGAATCTAAAAATAGCACTAGAGAATAAAAAAGAGGTGATGGGGAGTGAAATAGTTGCTTTTCCTCAGCATGGTATTTTATATTCTGATAGTGAGGCTCTGTTAAGAGAATCGGCTCAGATAGGGGTGGATTATATTGGAGGGCTTGACCCAACTACGGTAGATGGGAATATGGAGAAGTCTTTAAATATCATGATTCAGATCGCTTTAGATTATGACAAAGGAATAGATATCCATCTTCATGAGGGAGCTAAAACAGGTATTCCTGCTATCCGATATATTTTAAAACAAGTGGAAGCTAATAAAGCGTTACAAGGACGCACTTATATCAGTCATGGCTTCGCTCTAGGGCAGTCAGATACTAAGGAATTAGAAGAGTTATGTACACAGATGAGTACTAACGGAGTAGGAGTGATCTCTACTGTACCATTAGGGCGCTCTATGATGCCTATACCTACATTCTATAAGCATAAGGTAAGTGTGATGACAGGTACAGATAGTATTATAGATCACTGGCAACCATTTGGGAACTGTGATATGCTAGAAAAAGCAAAGCACTGTGCCGAACTTTATGGGTGGACAGATGAGTTAAGACTGAGCCGTGCATTACAAATAGCGACTAAGGATCAGGTGCTACCACTGAATGAAGCAGGAGATCGCCAATGGCCAAAAGTAGGAGATTCAGCAGACCTTGTTTTTGTGAAGGCTAGTTGTTCTGCAGAGGCAGTGGCCCGTACTCCAGAGAGAGAAGCTACTTTCTATAAAGGAAAGAAAGTGTACTCAAAAAAAACTGTTTAG
- a CDS encoding ankyrin repeat domain-containing protein, with translation MKMIRRIAILLFIGFIGGAAMACNSSDESSTHSNEVVDMKEVSLFTAIQNNNLNAVKQLLESKVDIEQRNEKGETPLMYAVYQNRNAIAKVLMQAGANVNAQDKVLNSPFLYAGAEGKLEIVQEALKYGADFSVFNRYNGSALIPAAEKGHLEVVKLLVNYPNYPIDHVNRLGWTALMEAIVLSNGGAVHTSIVEELIKGGVNVNIPDADGITPLQHAQKRNYTGMVKLLKAAGAK, from the coding sequence ATGAAAATGATAAGAAGAATAGCTATATTACTTTTTATTGGCTTTATCGGAGGTGCGGCTATGGCTTGTAACTCGTCAGATGAAAGTTCAACTCATTCAAATGAAGTAGTAGATATGAAGGAAGTATCATTATTTACCGCAATTCAGAATAATAATCTCAATGCTGTTAAGCAGCTTCTGGAGAGTAAGGTAGATATAGAACAGCGCAACGAGAAAGGAGAGACTCCTCTGATGTATGCTGTATACCAAAATCGAAATGCGATAGCAAAGGTCTTAATGCAAGCAGGGGCAAATGTCAATGCCCAAGACAAGGTACTTAATAGCCCTTTTTTATATGCAGGTGCAGAAGGTAAGTTAGAAATAGTACAAGAGGCGTTAAAATACGGTGCAGACTTTAGTGTGTTTAACCGTTATAATGGTAGTGCGCTTATACCTGCTGCAGAAAAAGGCCATTTAGAAGTAGTGAAATTACTGGTTAACTATCCCAATTATCCTATCGATCATGTTAATAGACTAGGCTGGACAGCGCTTATGGAAGCGATCGTTCTTAGCAATGGCGGAGCTGTACATACTAGTATCGTGGAAGAATTAATTAAGGGAGGTGTGAATGTGAATATTCCCGATGCTGATGGAATAACTCCATTACAACATGCTCAAAAGAGAAATTATACAGGAATGGTGAAGTTGTTAAAAGCTGCTGGTGCTAAATAA
- a CDS encoding helix-turn-helix domain-containing protein, with protein MFKHIEKGRNDLLSPHKHDFYFIFFVEKGGGYHDIDFERVDVVDYQVFFLRPQQVHYWLLENHTIGFQLMFSPTILQSLNTTYSPLAYFQLGAPNQMLLTKESFEKYKADLEELEERLAKDKVIDREIALLSFHLLLKYIHKDYLDYHEGVNPHSIDKNILQFEELLEVHFKEQSSVAFYAEQLKITPNYLNILCKKVLGTNAGSLIQNRLLLEAKRLLTTTNISIKEIAFSLSFNDTSYFNNFFKKQLGVTPGEFRASYKNSNNL; from the coding sequence TTGTTCAAACATATTGAGAAAGGTAGAAATGATTTGTTGTCCCCACACAAGCATGATTTCTATTTTATCTTCTTCGTTGAAAAAGGAGGAGGATATCACGATATTGATTTTGAAAGAGTAGACGTAGTAGATTACCAAGTGTTTTTCTTGAGACCCCAACAAGTGCACTATTGGTTATTGGAGAATCATACTATTGGATTTCAATTGATGTTCTCACCTACTATCTTACAGTCTCTGAATACGACTTATAGTCCTTTAGCTTATTTTCAATTAGGAGCACCAAATCAGATGTTGCTAACGAAGGAGAGTTTTGAGAAGTATAAGGCAGATTTAGAGGAGCTAGAAGAGCGATTAGCTAAGGATAAGGTTATCGATAGAGAGATAGCCCTATTGTCGTTTCATTTATTGCTAAAATACATACACAAGGACTATTTAGATTACCACGAAGGAGTAAATCCTCATAGTATAGATAAGAATATCTTACAGTTTGAGGAGCTTTTGGAAGTACATTTTAAAGAACAAAGTAGTGTAGCATTCTATGCTGAGCAATTAAAGATCACTCCGAATTACTTGAATATCTTATGTAAAAAGGTATTGGGAACTAATGCTGGTTCTTTAATTCAGAATAGGTTATTGTTAGAAGCAAAGAGATTATTGACTACAACGAATATTTCGATTAAGGAAATCGCCTTTTCGTTGTCCTTTAATGATACAAGTTATTTTAATAATTTCTTTAAAAAGCAATTAGGAGTTACTCCTGGTGAATTTAGAGCGAGTTATAAAAATTCCAATAATCTATAA
- a CDS encoding YkvA family protein: protein MNQEQKNKAEKLFGEYQNRRISSGDLDKADKKASNLGSRIADFKLLLRLMKDVLGGRYKISAKEIAILGGAIAYVISPIDAIPDVIPVIGWVDDISVVGLAMTSLAGVLSAYKFKNGIK, encoded by the coding sequence ATGAATCAAGAACAAAAAAATAAAGCAGAGAAACTTTTTGGAGAATATCAAAATAGAAGAATTAGTAGTGGTGATTTAGATAAAGCAGATAAAAAAGCTTCGAATCTAGGATCTAGAATAGCTGATTTTAAATTGTTGTTACGTTTAATGAAAGATGTATTAGGTGGAAGATATAAGATTTCTGCAAAGGAAATAGCTATTCTAGGAGGAGCTATAGCTTATGTTATTAGCCCTATAGATGCAATTCCTGATGTTATTCCAGTAATAGGTTGGGTAGATGATATTAGTGTTGTAGGACTAGCAATGACTTCACTTGCGGGTGTATTAAGTGCATATAAGTTCAAAAACGGAATTAAATAA
- a CDS encoding helix-turn-helix transcriptional regulator — translation MKDLVRIYNVLDLFEHKKHCKKEDILEAVGKAEEKTISYETWNRLRKKMDIDYGFEVIYDKGDDSYSLKIHDKVDYEKLMEMIYHFRTTDLLQSYVKGDKRMVDHLDFEEGLAVRNESHLDRLREAMLKKESVMIKHQGYRKNKPSETKVNPLYFKQYQNRWYLITEVEETKEFRSFGMDRIQEVHCLEKKFKTRITEAKKAYSQIIGVNLGDKNQKLQDIVILFEPDQKPYLESLKLHHSQTVLEDTEHRYKIKITVKPNYELQQQIQKFGNLAEVVEGEWLCY, via the coding sequence ATGAAGGACTTAGTAAGAATATACAATGTGTTAGACCTGTTTGAACACAAGAAGCATTGTAAGAAAGAAGATATTCTAGAGGCTGTAGGAAAGGCAGAAGAGAAAACAATTAGTTATGAGACATGGAACCGTCTGCGCAAGAAGATGGACATAGATTATGGTTTTGAGGTAATCTATGATAAAGGCGATGATTCGTATAGTCTAAAAATACATGATAAAGTAGACTATGAGAAACTGATGGAGATGATTTACCACTTCAGAACAACTGATCTTCTTCAGTCTTATGTCAAAGGTGATAAAAGAATGGTCGACCATCTAGATTTCGAAGAGGGGCTAGCTGTGCGAAATGAGAGTCATCTGGATAGGTTAAGAGAAGCAATGCTAAAGAAGGAGTCTGTTATGATCAAGCATCAAGGATATAGAAAGAATAAACCTTCTGAGACTAAAGTCAATCCTTTGTACTTTAAACAGTATCAGAACAGGTGGTATCTAATCACTGAGGTAGAGGAGACGAAAGAGTTTAGAAGCTTTGGTATGGATCGCATCCAAGAGGTTCATTGCTTAGAGAAGAAATTTAAGACTAGAATAACAGAGGCTAAGAAGGCATATAGTCAAATAATAGGTGTAAATCTAGGGGATAAGAATCAGAAACTCCAGGATATAGTCATCCTCTTCGAACCTGATCAAAAGCCTTACCTCGAGAGCCTTAAACTTCACCATAGCCAAACGGTCTTAGAGGATACAGAACATAGATATAAAATAAAAATAACAGTAAAACCCAACTACGAACTCCAACAACAAATCCAAAAGTTCGGCAACTTAGCCGAGGTAGTTGAAGGGGAGTGGTTGTGTTATTAG